The Hypanus sabinus isolate sHypSab1 chromosome 5, sHypSab1.hap1, whole genome shotgun sequence genome has a segment encoding these proteins:
- the LOC132394679 gene encoding nuclear factor 7, brain-like, translated as MASKGQVESWTEEVICPICLDFFTDPVSLECGHNFCRTCITRCWEREERNSCPECREEFADRTLKVNRVLARLAEKARKLHLKPKGKESKLHCEEHEEELKLFCETDKTLICLICRDAREHKSHNFMPVKEAVNIYQDRVKSSLDSLTKRQADFQEMEQQQKEKISGVREQSQRVQSQITSQFDELRRIITEKEQHALRDIREEEERILNPMEKNLQVIQKNLNAIYKEISKLQEQMDQQDNIIFLMEEARRKRRISDNFQTLSVTDGALLVEKFDHPYLLDIASEEVIGGIKHVSVTLDVETANPWLEVSDDRKSVRWTETWRDLPHTGKRFTYWACVLGSEGFTSGRHYWEVEVTGNQSWSLGVAAESVERKGAVTLSPETGCWTIGRFNDGMWVYTSPALRLPAGPIPGRVGVYLSYESGTVSFYNAETKSHLYTFTGNKVTEKLYPYFGFGYKNQWLRICSGSAAGL; from the exons atggcttcgaaaggacaGGTCGAGAGTTGGACCGAGGAGGTaatttgtcccatctgcctggatttcttcaccgatccggtgtcactggagtgtggacacaacttctgcCGCACCTGTATCACACggtgttgggaaagggaggagagaaactcctgcccaGAATGTAGAGAGGAGTTTGCAGACCGCACCCTCAAGGTCAATCGGGTGTTAGCAAGACTGGCTGAAAAAGCTCGAAAACTGCACCTGAAgccgaaagggaaggaaagtaaacttcactgcgaggaacatgaggaagaactgaagctgttttgtgagacggacaagacactgatctgcCTGATCTGTAGAGATGCGCGGGAACACAAGTCTCACAACTTCATGCCGGTTAAAGAAGCCGTTAACATTTACCAG GATCGGGTTAAATCTTCCTTGGACTCTCTCACAAAAAGACAAGCAGACTTCCAGGAAAtggagcagcaacagaaagagaagatttctgGAGTTCGG gaacagtcacaAAGAGTTCAGTCGCAGATCACATCCCAGTTTGATGAACTGCGCCGGATTATCACCGAAAAAGAGCAGCATGCACTCCGAGATAtcagggaagaagaggagaggattctaaatccaatggagaaaaatcttcaaGTAATTCAAAAGAATTTAAATGCCATCTACAAGGAAATCTCAAAGTTACAGGAACAGATGGATCAACAAGACAATATCATATTCCTCATG gaggaagctcgtcggaaGAGGAG GATTAGTGATAATTTCCAGACATTGTCAGTGACAGACGGTGCCCTATTggttgaaaaattcgatcaccCCTATTTGCTCGACATAGCATCGGAAGAAGTGATTGGCGGCATTAAACATG tctctgtcaccctggatgtggaaacggcgaatCCGTGGCTCGAGGTGTCTGacgatcggaagagtgtgagatggaCCGAGACCTGGAGGGATCTCCCTCACACCGGGAAGAGGTTCACATACTGGGcctgtgtgctgggatcggagggattcacatcggggagacattactgggaggtggaggtgacggggaatcagagctggagtctgggagtcgccgcagagtctgtggagaggaagggagCGGTCACactgagtccggagaccggatgCTGGACCATCGGGCGGTTTAATGACGGGATGTGGGTTTACACCTCCCCTGCTCTCCGTCTccctgccggtcccatccccgggagggtgggagtttatctcagttacgagtccgggacagtttcattttacaacgcggagaccaagtcccatctctacaccttcactgggaataaagtCACGGAGAAACTTTATCCTTACTTCGGGTTTGGATATAaaaaccagtggctgagaatctgtTCCGGTTCCGCTGcgggtctgtaa